A genomic window from Candidatus Nitrosoglobus terrae includes:
- the hemL gene encoding glutamate-1-semialdehyde 2,1-aminomutase, which yields MAHSHTLFQRAQVHIPGGVNSPVRAFKGVGGEPVFFSHGKGPYLYDTEGNAYIDYVGSWGPMIVGHAHPDVVAAVQEKAAQGLGFGAPTAIEVEMAETLCRLVPSMNLVRMVSSGTEATMSAIRLARGFTGRDKILKFEGCYHGHGDSLLVKAGSGALTLGVPTSGGIPLALAEQTLVVSYNNLGAVEEAFTHFGQEIAAIIVEPVAGNMNCILPVPGFLQGLRNICDQYESVLIFDEVMTGFRVALGGAQALYGIKPDLTTLGKIVGGGLPVAAFGGRREIMEMIAPLGPVYQAGTLSGNPVAMAAGLATLKLIQAPGFHQRLEKQTQKLVNGLLALAQTTGIPMAANQIGGMFGLFFTEEKEITHYHQATTCHLDRFRRFFHEMLKQGIYLAPSAFEAGFVSSAHEDQHIEATLQAAKRVLAEL from the coding sequence ATGGCTCATTCACATACCTTATTTCAACGCGCACAAGTCCATATTCCCGGTGGAGTGAATTCTCCCGTACGGGCCTTTAAAGGGGTGGGAGGTGAGCCGGTATTTTTCTCCCACGGGAAAGGGCCTTATTTATATGATACTGAAGGTAATGCTTATATTGATTATGTGGGTTCTTGGGGGCCGATGATCGTGGGTCACGCCCATCCTGACGTGGTAGCCGCAGTACAAGAAAAAGCCGCCCAAGGGCTAGGTTTTGGGGCACCCACCGCCATTGAGGTAGAAATGGCGGAAACCCTCTGCCGTTTAGTGCCCAGCATGAATCTGGTGCGGATGGTCAGCTCTGGCACCGAAGCTACCATGAGCGCTATTCGGCTAGCTCGGGGGTTTACCGGTCGAGATAAGATTTTGAAATTTGAAGGCTGTTATCATGGCCATGGGGATTCTTTGTTGGTGAAGGCTGGATCGGGGGCTTTAACGCTAGGAGTCCCTACTTCAGGGGGCATCCCTCTAGCCTTAGCAGAGCAAACCTTGGTGGTCAGCTACAATAATTTAGGGGCCGTTGAAGAAGCGTTTACCCACTTTGGTCAAGAAATTGCTGCCATTATTGTTGAACCTGTAGCGGGGAATATGAACTGTATTCTTCCGGTGCCTGGTTTTTTACAAGGATTGCGTAATATTTGCGATCAATATGAAAGCGTACTGATTTTTGATGAGGTCATGACGGGCTTTCGAGTGGCTTTAGGAGGAGCGCAGGCATTGTATGGCATTAAGCCGGATCTCACCACGTTAGGTAAGATCGTGGGCGGAGGGTTGCCCGTAGCCGCTTTTGGAGGTCGTCGGGAAATTATGGAGATGATTGCCCCTCTAGGCCCTGTGTATCAAGCGGGTACCCTTTCTGGTAATCCCGTCGCTATGGCCGCTGGACTGGCGACTCTTAAGCTCATTCAAGCCCCCGGATTTCATCAGCGCCTAGAAAAGCAAACTCAAAAATTGGTCAATGGCTTACTTGCTCTAGCACAAACAACCGGAATCCCCATGGCGGCAAACCAGATTGGGGGAATGTTTGGCCTGTTCTTTACTGAAGAGAAAGAAATTACTCACTATCATCAAGCGACAACTTGCCACCTAGATCGCTTTAGGCGCTTTTTCCATGAAATGCTAAAACAAGGGATTTATCTAGCCCCCTCAGCCTTTGAAGCAGGTTTTGTTTCCAGCGCCCATGAAGATCAGCATATAGAAGCAACCCTACAAGCGGCAAAACGGGTATTGGCTGAGCTATGA
- a CDS encoding DUF29 domain-containing protein, translating into MSTYETDFYAWTQETAAKLRQGKLAEVDLEQIAEELEEMGRSELRELDSRLGKLLAHLLKWQYQPTHRGKSWLFTITDQRARIQKLIRKNLGLQPKIAEALADAYPDAVRLAAFETNSELSDFPLTCPWTWGQVIDEAFYPE; encoded by the coding sequence ATGAGCACCTATGAGACAGATTTTTATGCTTGGACACAGGAGACGGCGGCAAAGCTACGACAAGGGAAACTGGCCGAGGTGGATTTAGAACAGATTGCTGAGGAACTGGAGGAAATGGGCAGAAGTGAGTTGAGGGAGCTGGATAGTCGGCTAGGTAAACTTTTGGCACACTTACTCAAATGGCAGTATCAGCCAACACACCGAGGCAAAAGCTGGCTGTTTACGATTACCGACCAGCGCGCTCGAATTCAAAAACTTATACGGAAAAATCTTGGACTGCAACCTAAGATAGCTGAGGCTTTGGCGGATGCTTACCCCGATGCGGTCCGCTTGGCTGCTTTTGAGACAAATTCTGAGTTATCAGATTTTCCCTTAACATGCCCATGGACTTGGGGGCAGGTGATTGATGAGGCTTTTTATCCTGAGTAA
- a CDS encoding DUF29 domain-containing protein, producing MSTYKADFYAWTQETAALLKQGRFSEVDMEALIEEVEDMGASKERELESRLMALLIHLLKWQYQPTHQGFSWRQTIENQRGRIKRRLNKTPSLKPKLIEIMEEAYLDAIGEAALETGLAKKTFPANFEQTGWSIAQVLNEAFYPES from the coding sequence ATGAGTACCTATAAAGCTGATTTTTATGCGTGGACGCAAGAGACAGCAGCCCTTCTTAAGCAGGGTCGATTTAGTGAGGTAGATATGGAGGCATTGATTGAAGAGGTGGAGGATATGGGAGCAAGCAAGGAGCGCGAGCTTGAAAGTCGTCTGATGGCATTACTGATTCACCTACTTAAATGGCAGTATCAGCCGACTCATCAAGGCTTTAGCTGGCGACAAACCATTGAGAACCAGCGCGGAAGAATAAAGCGTAGACTTAATAAAACCCCTAGTCTTAAACCGAAGTTAATTGAGATCATGGAAGAGGCTTATTTGGATGCAATTGGGGAGGCGGCGCTTGAAACCGGCCTTGCTAAGAAGACTTTTCCCGCTAACTTTGAGCAAACCGGCTGGAGTATAGCGCAGGTGCTGAATGAGGCGTTTTATCCAGAATCATGA
- a CDS encoding RNA-guided endonuclease InsQ/TnpB family protein produces MTESNSTKIQRSYKFRCYPNSIQRQQLSIEFGHARWVWNSCLAWRTNIYKVYGEKVTAIDFSRELTFLKQLDTYSWLKEASATVLNQKLRDQDIAFRNFFAGRAKYPKFKKKLHAQSIRYQLDQRIITNLYRAGEFIKLPKLGVLKLKWSRKPIDIPKVVTVIKDCTDHYFVSFMCEESIQPLPRKPNGIGIDLGVRDVVVTSEGWKSGNPKHLRLHARTLKKAQRRFSRKIKGSKRWHKQRVIVANVHAKVRNTRQDWIHKLSTTLIYQAGFIAMEDLNVKGMMANRRLSKAIGDVGMHDLNRQLEYKAKWAGTEFVQVNRWAPTSKTCSECSSVQETMPLSVRNWTCPDCNISHDRDVNAAKNILALATVGRIESYARGGVHKLEVVV; encoded by the coding sequence ATGACTGAATCTAATTCTACTAAAATCCAACGAAGCTACAAGTTTCGCTGCTATCCCAATAGCATTCAACGCCAGCAATTATCCATTGAATTTGGTCATGCTCGTTGGGTATGGAATAGTTGTTTAGCTTGGCGTACGAATATCTATAAAGTCTATGGTGAGAAAGTCACAGCGATAGATTTTAGTCGTGAACTCACTTTTCTTAAGCAACTAGATACTTATAGTTGGTTAAAAGAAGCAAGTGCTACAGTTCTTAACCAAAAACTCAGAGACCAAGATATAGCCTTTAGGAATTTCTTTGCTGGTCGTGCAAAGTATCCTAAGTTTAAAAAGAAGTTACATGCCCAAAGCATCCGCTATCAGCTAGACCAACGAATAATCACTAACCTGTATCGAGCTGGTGAATTTATCAAGCTTCCTAAATTAGGCGTACTTAAACTTAAGTGGTCTCGTAAGCCCATAGATATTCCTAAAGTGGTTACAGTTATTAAAGACTGTACAGATCACTACTTTGTCTCCTTTATGTGTGAAGAAAGTATTCAACCTCTACCGCGAAAGCCAAACGGTATTGGTATAGATTTAGGTGTTAGGGATGTTGTAGTTACTTCTGAGGGTTGGAAATCAGGCAATCCAAAACATCTACGCTTACATGCTCGCACATTAAAGAAAGCTCAGAGACGATTTTCTAGGAAGATAAAGGGTAGTAAACGATGGCATAAACAACGAGTTATCGTTGCTAACGTGCATGCCAAAGTAAGAAATACCCGCCAAGACTGGATACACAAGCTCAGCACTACCCTTATTTACCAAGCAGGTTTTATTGCTATGGAAGATTTAAACGTTAAGGGTATGATGGCTAATCGACGATTGTCTAAAGCTATTGGGGATGTAGGCATGCACGATCTTAACCGACAATTGGAATATAAGGCCAAGTGGGCTGGTACTGAGTTTGTGCAGGTAAACCGCTGGGCACCTACTAGTAAGACGTGTTCTGAGTGCAGCAGCGTACAAGAGACCATGCCGTTATCGGTGCGCAATTGGACATGTCCAGACTGTAATATATCTCATGATAGAGATGTTAATGCAGCTAAGAATATTTTAGCGTTAGCTACGGTTGGGAGAATCGAAAGTTATGCGCGTGGAGGGGTACACAAACTGGAGGTAGTTGTATGA
- a CDS encoding MarR family transcriptional regulator, producing MAYIVPKRQNGFEKEWLAMSQEALKALATSGLNGEDFRVLMALLARLDFENLLIVNQAEIAREINIKRPNINRAIKNLIAIDALLEGPKVGTNRSYRLNPYFGWKGSAKNHRKALDKRMQATGLKVFEGNKDLKS from the coding sequence GTGGCCTATATTGTTCCTAAGCGACAAAATGGATTTGAAAAGGAGTGGCTAGCGATGTCTCAAGAAGCACTTAAAGCCCTTGCAACCAGCGGGTTGAATGGGGAAGATTTTAGGGTGCTGATGGCCTTATTAGCGCGGCTTGATTTTGAAAACCTGCTCATCGTCAATCAAGCGGAAATCGCCCGTGAAATTAATATAAAGCGCCCTAATATAAATAGAGCTATTAAGAATCTCATTGCTATCGATGCGCTTTTAGAAGGGCCTAAAGTGGGTACAAACCGCTCTTATCGGCTTAATCCTTACTTTGGCTGGAAGGGGAGCGCTAAAAATCACCGTAAAGCTTTAGATAAGAGGATGCAGGCGACAGGGCTAAAGGTATTTGAGGGGAATAAAGATCTTAAGTCTTGA
- a CDS encoding restriction endonuclease subunit S, producing the protein MTNPHNPKRALTPRLRFPEFREAGAWEIKPLNQVSPSIFDGTHQTPKYTERGVPFFSVENIVSGNKNKFISEQDHIAATRKNKPKLGDILITRIGIIGYSTIVDWDYEFSIYVTLAVIKKSLIADSYFLHCYFQSERYQKEILSKSLLNAAPCKINMDELRKTEVLFPKLPEQQKIAACLSSLDELITAETQKLEALKIHKKGLMQQLFPREGETVPRLRFPEFREAGEWEEKQLGQFGDVLMCKRIFAHETSDAGGVPFFKIGTLDGKPDAFISKELFEIYKAKYNFPRTGEVLITCSGTVGKCLPYDGKDAYYQDSNIVWIDNPTLKVSNEFLYAILLSVDWGSLNSTTITRIYGADLRGLLIKFPSEKKEQHRIAACLSSLDDLITAQRQKIDTLKRHKKGLMQQLFPKPE; encoded by the coding sequence ATGACTAATCCGCACAACCCAAAGAGGGCCTTAACACCCCGCCTACGTTTTCCAGAGTTTCGGGAGGCGGGGGCGTGGGAAATAAAACCGCTAAATCAAGTATCACCATCTATCTTTGATGGAACTCATCAAACCCCGAAATATACGGAAAGGGGAGTCCCGTTTTTTAGTGTGGAAAACATCGTTAGCGGAAACAAGAACAAGTTTATTTCGGAGCAGGACCATATTGCTGCGACCCGAAAAAATAAACCGAAATTAGGAGATATCCTTATCACCCGTATTGGAATAATTGGATATTCGACTATTGTTGACTGGGATTATGAATTTAGTATTTACGTAACCTTAGCAGTAATTAAAAAATCACTAATTGCCGATTCATACTTTCTACATTGTTATTTCCAGTCAGAGCGATATCAAAAAGAAATTCTTAGCAAGTCTCTATTGAATGCGGCTCCATGTAAAATCAATATGGATGAGCTTCGTAAAACTGAGGTATTGTTTCCAAAACTTCCAGAGCAACAAAAAATTGCCGCCTGCCTTTCCTCTCTCGACGAACTCATCACGGCAGAAACCCAAAAACTAGAAGCCCTCAAAATTCATAAAAAAGGCTTAATGCAACAACTGTTCCCCCGTGAAGGGGAAACTGTGCCCCGCCTACGCTTTCCTGAATTTCGGGAGGCGGGGGAGTGGGAAGAAAAGCAGCTAGGGCAGTTTGGTGATGTATTGATGTGCAAAAGGATTTTTGCACACGAAACAAGTGATGCTGGCGGTGTTCCATTTTTCAAAATCGGTACGTTAGACGGCAAACCAGATGCTTTTATAAGTAAAGAGCTTTTTGAGATCTATAAGGCCAAGTACAACTTTCCTCGAACAGGCGAGGTATTGATTACATGCAGTGGAACGGTTGGTAAATGTCTTCCATACGATGGGAAAGATGCATACTACCAAGATTCAAACATTGTTTGGATTGACAACCCAACGCTTAAGGTGAGTAATGAATTTTTGTATGCCATTCTCTTAAGTGTTGATTGGGGAAGTTTGAACTCCACAACGATTACACGAATATATGGGGCAGATTTACGAGGATTGCTTATTAAATTCCCCTCTGAAAAGAAAGAACAACACCGCATTGCCGCCTGCCTCTCTTCCCTCGATGATCTCATCACCGCCCAACGCCAAAAAATCGACACCCTTAAACGCCATAAAAAAGGCTTGATGCAGCAGTTGTTTCCTAAGCCTGAATAA